Part of the Lolium rigidum isolate FL_2022 chromosome 6, APGP_CSIRO_Lrig_0.1, whole genome shotgun sequence genome, AGGAGTATTGAATGAGCAATGGATGAAGGCTGCTGCATGCTACCTGAAAAACTGTGGTTCCAAAGTGAAGTTCTGATATATCTTCAGAGAGCACACCCAATATCTTCAGTTTAGGTGCCGAGACTATACGTATGGTCGCTGGGCCATGCTCTGGATCAAGTGGTAGCAGTCTCTCAAGGCACGGTGCGTCCTCGATGACCAACTCTTGTAAAAGGAGACCCTCGTTCCTCCAGCCAGAGGAAAAGCCTAAACTCTTTAGGCTTTGGGAGCTGATGCAGAGGCGACCAATGCCGAATTTTTTCTTCAGCTCAAGGCTTTCCAAGGCAGGGCAGCCAGAGAAAAAGCTCTGGAGAGCATCCTCCGAGATGGTGACGGTCTCCATGGTTAGCTGATTGAGGCACGGAAACTTGAGGGACAGAGTCACAATCAGGTTGGGGAAATGGCAGCCTTGGAATTTGGCCACGCGGAGTGTGGGCGCAAAGCGGTACACGGACAATGGCAACGGGTACAACTTCTCCCTGTCGTCGAACAAGCGATAGTAGGTGAGCTCCAATTCCTGTAGGTTGTTCAGGGCTTGGGAACTAAGCCACCCTTCGATCTTGTCGGAACAATCGCTAATACAGAGGCTGAATGAGAAGCGTCGCGCGGGGCCGGGATGCTCGGAGAGTATCTTTGAAATCAAGTCGATGGTGCCCTCGCTCTTGGAATCGAAGTCCGCCACCAGGTTGAGAGGAGCGGAGCGCCACAGCGGATGCCACCGGCGCGAGATGGCCTGCGTGCGCGCAGCTTCCTTGGTGGGGAGAAGAGAGACGATGCGGCAGAGGACGGCCTCGGGGAGGCGGCTGATGAGATCGACACTCCCCCCATCGTCGACGTTTCCAGTCTCCCCATCGTCGATGTTTCCAGTCTCCCCATCGTCGACGTCTTCACTCACTGGTGTATCTTGGTCGTCTTCGATAAGATTGAACTTACGCTTCTTGGAAGCTTGCATTGCTGCCGCCGCAGtggtcgccgccgcggccgccgcctcccctgcAGACACCGCCACAGCCGCTGCCTCCTTCGCGTTCAACGCTGCAGCCGAAGCCGTCGCAGCCGCCTTCTCGGCATTCAACGCAGCAGCCGACGCGGCCACAGCCGCGTCTTTCGCAGCAGCCGTCGCCTCCTTGGCAGTCGCCGCAGCCACCGCCGCGTCCttcgcagcagccgccgccgcgaccGAAGCGGACAAGGCCGCGTCCTTGGCTGCCGCAGCAGCagccgaggccgccgccgccgcctcctccatgacTGGCGAGAGAGACGCGAGAGAGATTTGGCTTGAAGTACAATGAAGACGGAAAAAATAGCGGGAACTGAGAGGATTTTCGCGCTAACCGGCGGCGGAAGAATACTCGGCCGGATGCTTGCAGCAGATTTTGTGAGGCAGGGGCGCAGGCCGGGACTAGATGGGAAGGGTGAGCCGATCGGGATGCGGCGGGACTGGATGGGCGgccgccggccggcggcggcggcgttctggagggggggatttttttattttttgcccaCTTCTACAATTTGCCCTCATCTTTTTCTGGAAAAAAGGCATCAAGCATAATTTGCCCTCCTTTATCTTACGTTTGCGGTGGGCCGAGGGCCCGCGGAGAGGCAAGCGGCCCACGTCTGCGCAGCGATGCAATTCGAGTCTAAGTTTGGGTTTGGAATGGGTTGCCACGGACGCCGTGGTCCATTTGCATCGGGTTGTTGGGCTGGGATTTTGGTGTCGTCTTATCCACGCGGAAAATACAGACAGTCTTGACTCGATTGCGCCAGGCCGCTGAAGATTCCCTAAGGGCATGATAAAAGGGTGCCTCTTCAAGGAAGAAACAAATCGCGCCATCGGGGATAAATGTATGACATTCTGTTCAATTGtttaaatttttttattttttgcaaaaaaatctaGCTTTCTATTGATAATCATCAAAACAGTAGTATAAAGAGGTctaaaagtaaaataaataaataaatagattttTCGACCTCCTAACGAAGACTACAAGCACTAGAGCGAGCAGAAGGCGTGTTGCCATCCGCACCCCTCCCTCACTAGAGTCGGGCAAAACTTATCGTAGTAGAGTTTATTGTAGTAGATAGACGGAAATCATCGTGCTAAGGGCTCAAAGGACCAACtcaaccagagcagcaaccatcgcaaaGATGTGAACCATCTCTCGGAAGATCTAGACTTACAACCGCACCAACTAACATGAACTCTGACTGGATACCAGGAGATCCGCCGGAAAGACAATTCCACATGCCCTCAACTAGCGCTAGGCGTGCCGCCAGAACGAGGATAAGACAGAAAGGACCTTATTCTAACATGAGGACGTAGTCGTCGCCTCACCATCATGAAGAATACACTTCAAATACCAAAAAAGAAACTGAAACCTCCTGCCGACGAGAGGTCGTGGCCCGCCGCACCTCCAAGGCTTCAAGGCCACCGGAGACGGGACTAATCGGTGATGTTGCCAACAAGGGGAGTGAACCCCTAAGTTAGTTTTTCTGGATCACCTCCTTTCTCTCTTGTACGTACCCTGATTGTCCAAATGTTGGCCAGCGAGGGGCAGGATGTTTTGTTGCCCACCCTCTTTTTTATCATAAGGCTTTGCGGCCAAGCTTAAAGTTAATTAAGCCACAAACGACGGTACTAAATGGTTTAACAAGCAAACAAACAAGATAGGAGGACATTCCTAAAGCTAAGCAATGAAGAACAGGAAAGCTAGCCAGAGCAGCAACCACTAGCACCAAGGGAGATCAAGCTCAAGCACAAGGAGACTCGGCTCCTACATGAAACACTCCAGAGCGCAGAGCTGCAACCCGACACTTATTGCTACCAATCTTCAAGGCATCGCTCAGGAACGGCCCCAGATGGAGAAAGCCACCTGCTTCCAGAGACACGACGAACTAGAGTTGCAAAGGAGTGGCGCTACTCCGGgatccaggacgaaggagaagcccgcacGCAGGGGGGAAATCCGGGCCTTGATGTCGCTCCTGCCAGGATTTCTTCCGGAGGGGAACCCTATCCCTTCGCCTCGGCTCGTGGGCGTAGGAACACCGACAAGCAACACAACCATGAGCACAACGCCAACAAACCACCAAAAAAGATGCTTGCAGAAAACGAGCCAAAGAACTTCCTCGGAGGCCATGAACGAAGACCACACCAAGCGCCGCAGAGCAAGGAAGGACCAACTCACCAAACATATAGAGTATCTCGTCTCAAGCAATGGCTTGAAGAATCTCACGGCACAGAGGTGTCACCACTGCCCGTCTGCCCGGACCAGGGGATAGGGTTTTCACCCAGGACGGCGCAGTCGACGGAAACTAccacgacgcctccaaggaggaccgCAATGCCCTTAGGCATTGACGTTGTCACCCTTGACATGCCAGCCAGGGCTTTCGCCCAGTTCTTCAGTTGGACCGTACCCATGTGCGCTAGCTCCCTAGCCACAAATTGGGCGCCAAAGGCCGACCCCACCCGGATCTGGCGGGGAGAAAGCGTTGGAGAAGAGACCGGGTGTAAGAGCAAAATTCATAtcccatgttttgtgtgtttgatgacaacacttgagtaatctcaccgtgtgccttgagtatcattgttagatttgcaagtacacggtgacctcgccggacgcgtcaagatcagaagactgaagcgtagttgataggttttccggttttgtgtgcgtttagcgaggtaacaaagttggagagaaaaagggaagaaaaccagttttagccaagccggtactaccggtacctgtagcggtagtaccgctacccctataggtaccgccctcggtaccgctctgagttctgcgctgaaTTCGTCCCCCAGAACAAGTtgcggtacccctgcagtacacagggcggtagtaccgctcacgagcggtagtaccgctcaaggtaccgcttgaggtaccgtaacgagttacggtcgtaccgctccggtaccgccctggtaccgctctggatccagtaagctctggaccctattgcggtaccacgagcggtaccgcgggcggtagtaccgctctgggtcCTTTGACCAGATCTAGGGTGATTTCGAActcagggcggtagtaccgcttgccccaaagcggtagtaccgcttaggccaaaactgggtgtaacggttggatttggaggagcctatttaagggccccttcttccccacccgattttatctcttccccttctttctcctccattgttgctgagcttaatccttgtggATCTCCTTCCctctccaaccaatcttgccctaattttgaggataggtggaggagaccccgatctatagttctaccaagagagatttcacaaatactagctattccttagtggatcttggtggtagggttcctttggtggatcttggagaagagttcctttggtggatcattggggagttcctttggtggagccttggagagtttcttggtggagccttggagagtttcttggtggagcattggaagagttcctatggtggagcattggtgatgggttcctatggtggagcattggagatgtgcagctatggagtctagcttggtgatgtactagctccatagggtgttgggagcatccttgtgtttgtggagctcgccccaaccttgtgaaggaataaccgcctcgaccggtgccttagtggaagagggagagcacctccgtggagctctctcgaggaagagggtgaggccttccttcgtggtgtggccgcctagtctcttgtgtgagactagcacctcctcaacgcagacgtacctcctttagtggagggaactgcgggaaacaaacctcgactcgcctcgcgccccccccggttgtcccgctcctcacttttgttatcttgttgattcctttacttgttgcacatgttctagcttcattgtaggatcacccccattgctaaaagtcacacctttaccttccgttgcataaaACTTGAAAAAGATTAAaatttgccgtagcgccattcacccccctcttgttcgctacgatccgttcaagtggtatcagagcaaggttttcttgctcgggctttaccgcctaagaaatggccgaacaagagacggttgtgaatgggtcaccttcccttgagccacccgctccatcatcgcccatcgattccacgacggctacgttggatgacctcaagaaattggagtcatccatcgtttcccaaatgaaggcgatgatgatggagttggtggttcaaaaaccaaaccctccaccgatagcaagtgccgaggatccgccaccaaaagctaacacccttcctcttgttgattttgtcgcggaaGCGACAAAAGATACACAAAAGGAAGGGGTTGGGgataccggcacttcaacaaaagggaaggatgatgacacaccggttgcggaacgtcaagggggttatcatgcggtgccaccaccaaatgaTTACACCATTAACGTTCCGATACCGATGccgcatatcttgtcgcatggttcaccaccgttactcgagtcaaacaactttgagaattggcaattcttaatgcgttcacatgtgcgcagcgcttctaccgagctttggcgtatcattgaggaGGTCTATTCACCACAAGATCCCAAGAAGATGACTagaagagatgtggtggatgaccaactcaacgccaccgccatcaacatgattcatatggccatctcccccaaggaccgcgctcatatccgctcgctcaagacctccaaggaagcatgggacaaacttgagaagctcttcctcggcaatgcaagcatccaaagctctcgctttgatgaagtgaacaacatggccgacaacttcgtcatgattgaaggagagacccccgaagaaatgtacagacgcctcatcgctcttgccgtgcaaatgcaagatcttggagcaacgttcgtggatgactattggatcaagcgcaagttctacaacgctctcctcccttatgaggaagtgaagttgacggccatccgccaaaacgcctccttccgtactatgacatccgatgaagtccttagcgaagtcatcgctatggacatctccaagaagaatgcggaggatcttgttgctcgcgcccacaactcccgcaagcccaatcttgcattgaagatgaaggtgcatgaagctagtgaaagtgatgaggatcccgTTGAGTGGGGTTCGGATGATCTCAAGCTcaactaccatgagcacatggctctcgccgccaagaagttttgggatggaaacatgacccaaaacacaagaccaagaagatcacgtgattctccaagaagaccctccaagagcccaagagaaagcacaaggggaagaacatgctacaattgcggcgacaagaatcattttgtcgcggattgtatgtttgagagaagagaagatcatggtaGAAAGCTTATCCCAAAGGATAGGTACAAGCCTCTCTCCaagggattctccaagttctccccaaggtccgatgacgacaaggtctcctccaacaagaagcctagagccttcatcatccgtgaagagtacacctccgatgaagatggtgagcatgaggacaagcactccaacaaggaaggagagggagtggccgccatcgccatttccactccctctacctccctcttcgactctccaaatgagaaccttgatacgtccaaaacgtatctactttcccgaacacttttgctattgttttgcctctaatttgtgtattttggatgcaactaacacggactaacgctgttttcagcagaactgctctggtgtctcgtttttgtgcagaaatccaactttcgtgaaaatcctcggaatttatgcagaaggccctattttcccagaataatgacggagccagaaggacaattaaggtggaggcccgagggccccacaccatagggcggcgcggcccgagggggcccgcgcggcctgtggtgtggccccctcggccggcctccgacgccctccttcggactacttatcggcctcgacctaaaaacgcacgggaagaagtcgaagtcgccgaaaccctccgaacgccgccacatcgcgaaactccgtcgcgggagccagaagtctccgttatggcactccgccgggacggggaattggaggagatcatcgccgccatcaccgccaacgcctctacatcaaccagccatgtttcccccatccatgtgtgagtaattcccccgctgtaggccgaaggggatggtagggattggatgagattggtcatgtaatagcataagattgttagggcatagtgcctagtgtccgtaattggtactttgatgatattgttgcaacttgttatgcttaatgcttgtcactagggcccgagtgccatgatctcagatctgaacatgttattgtttcatcatgatattcattgtttatggtcttacctatgagttgtatacacatgtcgtctgtccggaaccgatggccccgaagtgacgaaatcgggacaaccggagggaatggtagcgatgtgaggatcacatgtgttcacggagtgttaatgctttgctccggtactctattaaaaggagtaccttaatatccagtagtttcccttgaggcccggctgccaccggctggtaggacaaaagatgttgtgcaagtttctcattgcgagcacgcacgactatatatggaacacatgcctattgattgctttgtacttggacaccgttttattattatctgcaaatgccctgctatgattgttacatgagtttctctcatccatgcaacgcccgtcatccgtccccgtgcctacgagtattttaatcccgttgtttactaaaatcactactgctgtctttgttactctgctgcttgttatttcactctcgctactgctataaagctgttactatcgataaactcttgcgagcaagtactgtttccagtgcaactgaattgacaactccgttgttaaggcttccaagtgttctttgtctccccttgtgtcgaatcaataaattgggttttacttccctcgaaggctgttgcgatcccctatacttgtgggtcatcaagactattttctggcgccgttgccgggagcatagctttatttggaagttcacttggattaatattgttcgctgcaaattctccatcatgggtaaacctcgcgatactaagatcgccatattaccatccactacaagaaaaggtacaattctgaatacctctgcttgctcttgattcaccatctgtgattgataaacttgtttcaccgccgcatgCTTCAAATGCGGgtatttctgctgaatctgaaaactctcataatattgataatgtttctgctgtgcttgatgatagtggttcattgggatcctttctagatgctacaattgctaggtctagacaaattgaaaatactgaaactcccaatgctactacactgttaattcacccgaacttgattattttagtgatgatcctgatgaagattatgtggagcttaatgatgattttattgaaaaatgcaatgctactactgatgcaagaaaaattaaaaagttgcttacgAGAACAtgcttcgttagatataaactatctcccgatcctaagtttgccacatctcctataaacattagggataaagattatgatttttctcttgatctatctcatatagctatcgtTGAGAAAACCCCCTTTTGtgagtactgaaaaagaaagtgcttgttgaacacatgactcgagttatctactttgagtagcttgtttttacgatgatgtcaagatgcgtacttactttgttgctaaaatatttccattctcattaaaggatgacgctaaaacttggtataatagtttgccacctaattctattaaaagtccaaaagaattgcttgatgttttcttccgcaaatactttcctgctagtgctcaacatattgctttgcgagagaatctataattttgaccggggagatgaagagaaattgcacgaggcttgggcgagattttgctctcttattagagctcggcctgatcatgatttggaaaagcatgatttacttgatatattttatagtggactaaccattgagtctagggcatacctagatagttgtgctggttgtgttttcaggaaaagaacttcagacgacgttgaagaattattggctaaaataagccggaatcatgatgattggactacgcctgaaccaactccaacgccaatattgaagaagaggggtttaattaaattgaatgatgaagatatgagggaagccaagaagtctctcaaggagaaaggtattaaatctgaagatgtgaagaatttacctcctatagaagatatatgtgagataattcccccttcatccatgattgaggtaaactcccttcaacgctttactagggaagatattccgtattcgaaacctcctgcacaatgcttagatgagtttgataattatattgttaagcaagaaaattttaatatgagagtagagaatcatttaatggaaaattctcgagctattagtgaattgcatgatattgtggagagaacctccaatgatgttaagatgcttgttaaacattttcatatgattcaaactcaaattgatcaactcactaaagtgcaaaatgacttgttagggagtaattctaaagaaaaacatgcttatgaagtaacaactagaggtggtgtctctacccaggatcctctatatctcgaagggcatcccaaaagaattgaacaagattctcaacgcattgaacctagtgctcattctaggaagaaaaagaagaagaaacataaaaatgttgtagaatcctctgaacctgttaatgatcctaatagtatttctatttctgatgcttgaagctgaaagtggtaatgaacatgataaagataatgataagaatgatgctctcgataaagaagaggttgaagaagaactctgaaaagcatgctaaaaataaaaagtacactaaagaagattttattgctgagaaacatggtaatgaaagagaaccttgggttcaaaagcaaatgccttttcctgctaagaaactgaaatcaaaggaagaagaacactataataaattttgcgattggatgaaacctctattcttgcaaatccctttgactgatgctattaaattgcctccttattcaaagtatatgaaagatattgttactaacaaaaggaaaatcccaaatgaggaaatttccactatgcttgctaattactctttcaatggcaaagttccaaagaagttgggcgacccaggtatacctactattccttgttctattaagaataattatgttaaaactgctctatgtgatttgggagccggtgttagtgttatgcctttttctctctataagagactttacttagataagttgatacctactgatatatctttgcaaatggctgataaatctactgctattcctgttggtatatgtgagaatgttcctgttcaagttactactaagctgcttgatattagctgattttgttgtgttggaaatgctcgaagatgataatatgtctattattcttgggagaccttttcttaacaccgcgagggctgttattgattgcaataaaggaaaggttactttcaatgttgatgatagggagcataccgtttattttcccaaaaggattgagaaagcgtgtggagttaatactatttctaatgtgagaactatcaaagtgggaactattgattgtcctatatatgagcctaaagaagaatatcaaactctcgtgattggatccatatcaatacaattcaaggtaacatgattgatctgaggtttatttcttcttatgctatgaaaaagttatttggtgacaagacttgatcaaccttgttaacggatactttttatatgcatagaggaggtaaacaacatatctttcttcctccacttgctctagttgctgtagcacttttaatttgcaaagttccttagttatttggagatttcaaaatttttcctggccagtaataataaactaaatacccagaaatgtgcatttttcaaagttttcaaaaattcacaaaaattataccgttggtcctatttttcgacgaggcacacgggagcaccggaggatgacctgtggggcaccggagggcgccaaaccacgagccggcgcggccaaggaggtggccgcgccaccatgtggtgtgggcccccctttgccccactttgtcatctctttctcctagcaccttctctctcccgaaaaaactcgtaccaagttcctctctctcgcgtttttgctccagagctccagatttctcgatctctttgctcagcccagatttcctgctgaa contains:
- the LOC124664809 gene encoding putative FBD-associated F-box protein At5g44940, with amino-acid sequence MEEAAAAASAAAAAAKDAALSASVAAAAAAKDAAVAAATAKEATAAAKDAAVAASAAALNAEKAAATASAAALNAKEAAAVAVSAGEAAAAAATTAAAAMQASKKRKFNLIEDDQDTPVSEDVDDGETGNIDDGETGNVDDGGSVDLISRLPEAVLCRIVSLLPTKEAARTQAISRRWHPLWRSAPLNLVADFDSKSEGTIDLISKILSEHPGPARRFSFSLCISDCSDKIEGWLSSQALNNLQELELTYYRLFDDREKLYPLPLSVYRFAPTLRVAKFQGCHFPNLIVTLSLKFPCLNQLTMETVTISEDALQSFFSGCPALESLELKKKFGIGRLCISSQSLKSLGFSSGWRNEGLLLQELVIEDAPCLERLLPLDPQKLIDVGLTTKIHSMRVLVLDSVGPNLDVVVNFLKCFPCLERLYVMLQPGMIMNNVRKYDPLDPVECLELHLKKVVLKNYDGTKSPSIDFAKFFVLNAKVLKEMKITLPYHRQYKWFANQHELLRIKDRASQDARIELKCGTKDYFTHNKHTHDLPMADPFDMPSSRCSKCS